The genomic region ggataaaagtTTCTTAGCTGCATAGTTTTCCTATTCAAagcattgaatatttcctgccactggcttctggcctgccaagtttcagtggacaggtttgctactacccttatgtgtctatccTTGTAGGACAAGGCCCATTTgtccttagctgctttcagaattctttctttatctttgtattttgccagattcactatgatatgttgtggcgttgatctgtttttctttattctgaaggGGTCCTGTTtgcttccccagattagggaagttctcccatataatttgttcaaataatcctttctttctctcttctggaaaTCCTAAGATAcgaatattatttaatttcattgaatcacttaggtctctgaTTCTTCCCTCgtggtctagtaatttcctttctcttcgtcattttccataattttatcttctgtttcacctattctctcctctgtttcgcccatccttgctgtcactgaatctaatttatttttcacctAATTTACAGCTTGTCTTAATTCATCATGAAACTGTAAGGTTGACTCCatggggggaaggaaaaagtagGAGAGTAGAaagataaggaagagaaaagagaagcggaggaaataaaataaaagaaaaaataatagcaattaaaaaataaacagaaaaaaaaagaaaaacaacaaaaataaaattaaaaaaacagagtaACATGCAAAATCTGAGAACAGTGGTCTGTTGGTGCCTTGGAGACAGTGGCTGTACTGGTTGGTGGAGAGTGAATGACCGGTTGTGCGAGTGTCAATCTCACCCCAGTAGATGAGCAGTTACTAGTCTCTGAGGGGGGAGGTTTGGCGTAAGTGGTCTGCCTCCCCTGGTAGGTCTCTGTCcggttccctgaagccccactgtGTTGATGTTGGGAAGGAAAAGGGTGACCCTCCCCCTCAATCTCTCCCCCTCAAAGTGTCCCAAACCGTGCTGTTCAAGCAGCCTTCCCAGAGCAGTGTGGGTGCTGGTGGGCTGGTTTGTCCCACTCCACAGTCTCCCTGGGATTCAAAATCCCGTGTGTGAGAGGATCCCACACTGTGGACCGAAATAGCACCACTCCACCCAGCCAACAAAGGGCCTCTgcctggcacctgcagggtcttttgttcttggagCATTGATAAACCCTCTTCTCATGGTACTTTATGGAGGGGACGGCTTTCTCTCAAGTGCACCTGTGAGAGTGTTACCCAGTCTGGGGTTGGCTCTCCTTCCCACGAGATGCACCCACATGCATTGGCCTCCGGTCTGGAGATAGTTCAGCCACCCTGAAATCTCTGATCTTCactcctaaggctgtttgcaaagtGGAAACTGTCTCTCTTTGTATTCTTTGTCTTCCAGACTGTGGTctggagaggtttttctcttaTCCAAATATGATCCCACACTTCTACAGCCTCTCTTTCGTTTCTTCACCAAGGGGTACCCCCCACACTTACGTGCCTACACCGCCACCTGCTTTATCTATCCCAATCCCTAAGCATGCACCTCTGAACCACCAAGCTGTTTCTGTAGGTGCCTAGAGAGGTTTCTGTTAGACTGTAGcctggattcctggaattccaagtgTTCTGATCTCATTACTGCTGagtttgagggaggagggaaattcTGGTATCCCTACTCCTCTGCCATGTTGACTCCTTCCCCTGAAGATGTTAattgttttcattgaaaaatgGACAGATTGATTTGcaatgctttttctctttgttttaattttaacatgttctttttcatttttacttttccacTGTATGAATTTTAAGTGGCTAGGGGTATATTGGTTGTTTTGTACTTTTCCTCCTTGTAGTTTAttgtgtttcttgaattttttgctcatgttttatgtaagttttggaaaatatgtatattattatatccCAATATTGTTTTTTCCCCAGGATACTCTCCTTCTAGGGCTCCAATTCCTTGTGTACTTGAGCTTTCCAGCAAATACCATATgtgttttaaggtttttatttattttgttatactTTATCCTTTCATGCTCCAGATACTCAACATTGTCTGTAGTCTGGGTATGATCTGAATTACTTTCCTCCTGTTTTGGTTCTTTATTCCAATTGTGTCTAACATGATTAAATCCATCCATTCAGTCTTTAATGTCAgttatattttagtatttcattttatttttaatagtttccaaTTTGTTGCTTAAATTCTATATTTTGCAATGTGAATTGTaggctatagtaatcaaaatcatttaaatatttgtttatttattttgagagcgaaagagagagagggagagagagagcactattAGTGTAGAGCCTGgttgagctcaaactcacaaactgtgagatcatgacctgagttgaaatcaagagtcagacacttagttgactgagccacccaggcaccccagtaataaaaattatttaaatgtttgtgtatGCTGATTCCTAAAGCTGGATCATCTGTGGATCTAAtccttttgctttttatctttttttttcctattgacttTTGTTCAATATCGTATTTTTCATTCCTGGTTAAATTTTAATGAACACCATCAAATTGTGAGCATAATTCAAGATGCTGGTTAATATCTTCCTGGAGAGaatatttagttttagttttgatttgAGTGATCAACCATACCAGTTTTTGGCTGAGGGATTTTTCCAGAATGTGGTACTTTCTAAGATAAAGCCAGGAAAGTCCTGGAAAAATTGAGTTGGTTGGTCACCTTAATTCTTATAGAGTAGTAAAATTAAGTGTGAGTTGACTTTAAAAACCTATGTTAGGctagtatatttctttttaaaaaatgtttatttatttcaagagaaagagaaagtatgtgtgaacaggggagaaagcagagaaagagaaattgagagagagagagagagagagagagagagaggagagaatcttgaatcttaagcaggctccatgctcagtgtggaccataatgtggggcttgatcccatgaccatgtgacctgagccaaaaccaagagttggatgcttaatgaactgagccactaGGGAGCCAACTAGGCTCCCCAGGCTAGTCTATTTGTAATTTTCCCTTACTCCAAGGTATAACATTTTAGAATCCAAATAAATCCTCAGGTATTTACCAGTCCCTTTCATCCATGGGGATCCTTGTGTTCCAATTTTTGTCCCTCTGCATTCCACCCCTTTGTGATTGCTATAAGCTTATCCGGTTTTATCAGCTATCACTTTTGAATTGGCAAAATTCTTAAGGGAGAGAATGGCATCAAATCAGGTTCACTTCTCTGCTCCTTTTGTCTTTGGAATCTTGACTTTTACATATCGTTGCATTGGATACTCTCTGAAGCCacttacaaaatatttctctaaCTTTTATAACTGTTCTTGGCAGAAGGATTAatctgaaacaaatgaacatgtaCTTGATGAATGTGGAAATGCCCATAACATGTCATGAAATTTTCTCAAGGGTTCCGATTCATAATTTAGCTTCAGGTCTAGCTTAATATAATGACATGACATTATTTTGTCTGGTTTGCAAAATCAAGAATTAAGGTGGTTTCCAAAGGTCTAAATTTTAAGTTAGAATAGTGAATATAATGTCAGAAAAAGATACAGCCAAATCTGATGCTTTCCTATTAGACTCTGCTTATTTTTCAACTGCATAGACACCCAGAGACTTCTAGACCCTTCACTGTGtgattttctaggattttgtctGATCCTTAGGTTGTCCCCGAGACTGGACCACAGGAAAATGAGtgaaaaagactggaaagaaaggagCTATAAATGGGGCATTATATATCTAGTCCTTTGTAGGATGGAGCTTTCTGAAAAGTATCCATTAAATTAGCCTTGATCTGAAAAACTCTATCTACATTTAGAATCTTACTGTCTTTGATAGCCTTAAGTATAGGAGTGATCATATTTAAGAAGTCTGAGGGTTCACCATGCCATCCCATAAAGAGAATGAAAGTGAGACCTAAGATTCTCATTTTATGTCAAGCCATCTGACAACTTGACCTCATCATTGCTTCTTGTGCCTTTCCAGCTATAGGATGTCTTTCCTCAGACACTCTAAAGAtatcccttctcctcttctctctcaggGAACTACCACTGTCTCACTTCTTTAGTAATCTATGGGATGGTGTTTCCTGTGGGTTTGCTGCTTGGTTTCTCTTGATAGTTCTGTCACAGTTGCCTGCAGAGTTCAATCACCCATCAGTGGGCTATGAATCTAGGGCATAGTTATAGGCAACTTATGATCTTGAGGTCAGAATCTATAGAAACATAGTGTCTGGAAACCTGGAGTTAGAGTCACAGAATTAACTTTTGCAAAAAAATCTTTGGCTGTTTTGGTACCACTGCAATGCAGTGCAATCaaaccatttaaatttatttacttatttatttatttatttattacccaatgtaattaacatacagtgttgcattagttccaggtgtacaatatagtgattcatcaattatatacattactcagcactcatcatgacaaatgcattccttaatcctcttcacctattttacccacccacccccatctcccctctggtaaccatcagtttgttctctattattaagagtctctttgATGGTTggtctccttttttcccctttatttgtttgtttcttaaattccacatatgaatgaaatcatatggtatttgcctttctctgactggcttatttcacttagcgttatactGTCTATACTGtctatacatatttttgtaaatggcaagataccattctttttatggctgaataacataccattctatgtgtgtgtgtatgtgtgtgtgtgtgtgtgtgtgtgtgtgtgtatctcatatcttctttatccattcacttattgatgaacacttaggctTCTTTCATAACTTGGCAATTGCAAATGATGTTGCAATAAATATAAGGGTGCATATAGCCCTTCAAtttggtgtttttgtattctctggataaatacccagtagtggaattcctggatcatagggcagttcttttttaatgtttatttatttattttgagagagagagagagagagcatatgcatgCATGCGTGAGCTGggtagggacacagagagagggagagagagaataccaagcaggctccatgctcagcgtggagttGGACATGAggtttgatctcacgactgtgatatcatggcctgagccaaaatcaagtcagatgcttaactgactgagccatgcaggtgccccatgattttttGACAACCTCCATACCGTcttccactgtggctgcaccagtttgcatttcctccaacagtgcacaagggttcctttttctctacatattAGCAAtagtaatcagacaagaaaaaggcaTATAAGCCATCCagattggtaaagaagaagtaaaactttcactacttgcagatgacacaatattatatatagaaaaccctaaagaccccaccaaaaaactactagaagtgataaatgaattcagtaaggccataggatacaaaatcaatgtacagaaatctactgcatttctatacacaaatgaTAAATcagcataaagaaaaattaagaaagcaatcccacttacgattgcaccaaaaataataaaatacctaggaatacttAACCatagaagtgaaagacctgtactctgaaaactataaaacactgacgaaagaaattgaaaatgccacaaagacatggaaagacattccatgctgatggattggaagaaaaatattgttaaaatatctatactaccaaaagcaatctatgTATTTAATGTGATCCCTATTgaaataccaacagaatttttcatgGAACTAGTAACGAATAaccctaacatttgtatggaaccacaaaagaccccaaatggccaaagaaaccttgaaaaagaaaaacaatagtagagccatcacaattccagacttcaagttatattaaaaggctgtagtgatcaagacagtatggtactggcataaaatttttaaaattcatattcaaaAGCTTTATTTGAATGTGGGAGTATTTGaggtctattttttaattgattctaAACATAGTTCCAGAAATTACaaagaagagcagagacagaagtagaaaaaaaattatttctaagcaCCATGAAGAAAGGGAAATGTCTTTTTTTGGTCACCACTTTATCTCTAGGCTTAGATTTGTGTTTGATCCATTGCATGTGCTCAGTTATTGTTATTTGATTGACTACTAGGAAGGTCTGAGGAGACACAGTTCTTGCTTACTTGACGGTATGATTTATGGGCTTAATAGCTTACACTCTGGAGTTTAACCTAACTGGTTCCACTGCTAGCTCTTGGATGCATAGGTTTGAGCAAGATGCTCACTATAACCAAGCAGTGGTTTTTcacgtgaaaaaaaattacattaataatatctcatagggttgttctgggaaattattaaaataataaagtatacatTTGCATCTCAAAAGTCTTAGCtccttttcctaaaaatataGGTGTGAAATTTCTACATTATTTCAAATGTCTGCAAAGAAATAATCAAccagacaaaaaaattaatgtacataAAAGGGAtgcttgcctttttaaaagattCTGCATCCTAGGTGCAGATCTTCAGAATTTTACATAATGAACAGGATTCGCAATCTTTGTCACTCTCAACTGGGAGCCTTGGTGAGTTGATCAAATACCAGTCAGAGCCAGTACTGGAAGCCTCCTTTAAGCTAGTTAATGTAGCCTCCTGCTATCAAGATCAAGTGCGAACAACTCAAGAGAATGCAATCCATTTCACATCCTCATTCCCTAGAACAGAGATCTCAATAGATTTCCCAGGACACCTTCCATCTCCTGATTACCTTTCCCTTGTGGGGAGAGTCATGCTTTCATTAGCAATCCTTCCTGCATTCCTGCTCCAGCTAGGCAAGGTAATGGAAAACCTCatgtaacacatttaaaaaataacatcaatCCTTTGTACTGTTCTGTCACACATAGTCCACCCCCACGGATACTCCAGTTTATTGCTAGATTATGTAGAACTTCTGTTAGATAACGTATTTTAAGATAACACCATTTGCATAACATGCAAGCTTGGACCACCTGGGATTATAGAAAAAAGTCCCTCCTACTTTGTCCTTTGTCTAAACTCTGGCTCTTTTCTCTGAGAACATTCGGACAATGCCACGATGGATCTCCTTGGTCTTAATGCTGTAGACAATGGGGTTGACAACAGGTGGGAAGAAGAGATAAGCATTGGCTATCATAGCATGCAGCCAAGGGGACACGTGGTGTCCAAAGCGGTGCACCATAGATAAGCCAATCATAAGCACATAGTAAGCGAGCACAGCACAGATATGTGAGCCACATGTGTTGAGTGCcttcctccgcccctccccagtgGTGATACTCAGTACAGTGTGGAGTATGAGCCCATAGGAGATGACAATAAGCAGTGAATCCAGCCCAAAAGTGGAGGTAACAATGAAAAGCCCATAGATATTGTTGATAGAAATGTCCCCGCAAGGTAGATGGATAAGGTTGGGGTGGAGGCAATAGGAATGGGAGAGGACGTTGTGGCCACAGAAGGGCAGGTGCCTTAACAGCATGGGCAATGGGGCCATGAGCATAATGCTTTTCAGCCCCATGACAGCTCCTGTGCCAAAGATACGGGGCAGGGTTAGAATGGCTGTATAGCGCAGTGGGCTATAGATGGCCACAAATTGGTCCACAGACATGGCCAGCAACACAGCTGACTCCATAATGGAGAACGAATGGAcgaaaaacatctgaaaaaggcATACATCAAAACTAATCTCAGTGATGCCAAAAAGGAAGATGCCTAGCACCGTAGGCAGAGTAGATGCAGAGACACCAACCTCAGCCAGTGCCAACATGGCAAGAAGGAGGTACATGGGCTGGTGTAGGGCAGTGTCTGTTCTGATGACATGAAGGATGGTGCCATTCCCAAGGAAGATGATAATGTACATCAGGCAGAAGGGGATGGATATCCAGAGGTGCTCTGCCTCCAGCCCTGGGATGCCAGTCAGAATGAACGTTGTAGGTAAGAACTCCAAAGAGCTATTAGAGTTCTTCATGTTGAGATCTCATCCTGTGGGATCAGTGCTaccttaaaaattagaaaaaagctAGTGAGGTCACATTATAATGGAGAAAGACCCCTGGACactgagggaagggaagaagaaaacaaagctcaCAGATTTAGGTTGCCAATGATCTCCTTCCTGAAAATTGACAGATGGCCACCGTCAGAAAATTCCCAGTATTAAAGGGGTTACAGTCTCCATCAGAGAAAAACTCGAGGCTGATAGAAAATTATCCCTCTAAATTGAACTTCCTCTTGGGACTGCTAAAGGAGAAACAACTGTCTTGTCTTGGTGTGGAGATGCCTGACCCTGGCTGCTAGTGAGACAAGCATGTGTGTGGAGGCGATCTCAGGGTAAGGTGTGGACTAATGTCAGGAAGTGGTGAGCAaagatatttttgataaatatggaTATAAGGCAAAAAGCACAGTAAATAAAAACACCCAGAAATGCCTGTTGAATGAATATAGATACATGAATGATTGAGCTTCATAGCAAGGCTAAGAAGTGGCAGTGACCACAGCCTGGAGCAAATGATTCgaaaattaactaaaaaagaatagaatctgGATCCGCACTGGGTTTAGATGTTCTGTGCTTTAAAACAACTAGGAAGCAACTTAAAGGATCATGTGTAAAGGTCAGAGTGAGGCAAGAACAAAGGCTGATGGATTTGTATGCAGACTTTAAAGCTCATGAAAATAGTCTGTCATGATAATATACAGATGGAAATAATTCTGTCACGATGATAGAAATAATCTCTTGACTCACAGTTCTTGAAGATGACCTACCTGATCCGTTGCACCTTCTTTCTGGCTCAGACACACCCATGATTCCACTGCAACAACAACCCAGGGAACCTAAACAGACTTTCAAGAAAGGTTCCTctaggcagggaaggaaggcagcaaagggaaggagaaaaccaCTTCCCTAAACTGGGTACATTTTAAGGTCAACATCATCTGGGATGGCACAGGAATCACAGTAGAGTCCTGGACTGACAGGGCAGGAAGGACCTCtggaagtattttaaattaatttacccGCCACTCACCCCTATGCATATACGTGtgcacatgcagacacacacacacacacacacacacacacacacacacgctcacataCTTGCATTTGCACATATTTCCACACTTGCTGAAATCTTGTTTGCATCTTTCCTGATGAGAATTCTCTACTCAGCCATTGCTGAACTTAGAGGGACCTCACTCTTACATGCTGGTTATTCTTTAGTCCTTCTCTGCAGGCTAAGGTGATACCCAGTCAAGAAGCAACATGactaaaaattaagatataaatgaGTGACTTATTAAACTAATTTCATTAGCTTACAAAGGTGGTTAGCTATTACAAACACACCAGTTATACAGTATTCTGTGGGACAAGCACACACAGACATAGCCAACTTCATATAGATCCCATTAGACAACTGGATTtagaacaagtttttaaaataagaaatggcaggggctcctgggtggcttagtctgttaagcgtctgactttggctgaggtcatgagctcacagttcatgggtttgagctccgcatctggctctgtactgacagctcagaggctggatcctgcttcagattctgtgtctccctctctctctgcaccaccccctcactttccttctctctctctttctccctcaaaaattaactaaaaaacattaaaacatttttaaataagaaattgcaAAGCAGCTCTTCTGAATCAAAAAGCAGAATAAATGGAAGAATTATGGCATTCAGCCTTTATAGGCTTGAGTCTCCACACATAATGCAACCAAGTCTTCCATTTTAAAGAGCCCTTTCTGGATGCACTCTATCATCTCTATCTTGGTTCCAGGTTTTATCTTCATTCCCAATTGTACCAATCCCATTgttattaacaaagaaaaagccTTCCCAGTTGTTGTCAGAAACTACTATTTAGCTTACCCCTTCCACTCCTCAGCAGACTGCAGAGAGGATACACACGTATAAGCAACCAGCTCTCCTTCATGCTGAGCGCCACACAGGACCCTGGAGACACAGAGTCCTGGTCCTACTCTGAAAATCTCTGCACCTTTCAACCACGGGTCAAAGAACTCATCCTCTCCCACATATATGCAGGCTCAGTCATCACATACCCAAAGCGCCCTCTCTAATCTAGTTACAATTATGTTAAGTGCtacgaaaaaagaaaaagaaagaaaggttggtgggggagggggggaggagttCAGGATACAGTGGGAGGGACCTAGAGGGAAAAATCTAACTTATTATAAAAATCAGGGAAAAGCTTTTCTTAGGAAGTGATGTTTCAGCTGAGACCTGAGGAATTAGAATTTTCCTGCGCTAACTGGAAGGATTGAGGGGATGTGATGCAGGAAACCGTGACTGTGGTGGCAGGTGCACAGGACTGTACTTTAACTAGGActaagagaaaacacagagagaaggaaaccgTGGATGTGCCTAGGATGTTAAAATCATTGCTTGTTTTCATAAATTGTACTTTCATGaaaatatgaaagggaaaaatgaaacaagaaaagccCATAGCCTATCTGCACACAGGATCCCTGTGCACCTGCCGTGGTCTGATGCAGGTGTCTCAGCAAGAATTAGCTTAGGAGAAACTGCAGAATTCTAAGCTAAAACTTCAGGTAGGGACATTCAGAGACAAGTCATTGACCTCAAGACATGATCACACTTGGCAGAATTCCCCACGGCTAAGGGACTTGGAGGACACTTCTGTTCCCCACTAGCTGTGGGGAACAGatgttctcccttctcctcccaaaGCCCAACATGTCTTTCTTACCTTCTCAAAGGACCAAAGTTGGTCCGCCTCAGGGTTGAGCGGCTGTTTATCATGCCTGTGGCCTCACTGTGCCCTTGGTCCCATGGCTCCCTATTTCTAGTTGATGCCACCCTGGTGACCTGATATAAGAAGGCACAAATCTCGAGGGACACCTGCAAGCAGGTTCTTTACTCTCCTGTTATCTTCAgtcttctctttccattctgtctgtatgtctgtctttatccCTTTTGCTTCTTTGCATCCTTTTGTCTTTGACCTCCAAAGTTTCCCCAGCCAAGCAAGGCCTGGATCTCTTTCAAAATGATCTTAAAAAGGCAACGATACCTCTCAGTTTCAGATTCATGTGACAAGAATAGTTCAGGTTTGAggaggaaaggttttttttttttttactccaaatCCATTGTAATAGGACACAATAAgtcagcagagagaggagaatatGGTACAGTAAATACTACATTCTTGGGAGTGGACAGAAATGGAGGTGAATTCTATGCACAGGGCAACCTACTGAAGCTTCATGaagctcttttctttatttttaaaaatagaaatgttaataCTCACCCCAGAGTGGGTCTGAGTATTGAATGTGAGCCTTTAGCAACCAATGACTGTCAGCATGCCCATgctttctgcctcctctctcagGAATCTTCAGAAGGGATCATTGAAATTCAGATCATCCTCaaatatctattaataattatCTTTCCTGATGGAGAGGGACTTGGTTCTCTGAGGAGCAAGTGCCCAGATAATTTTGTCACCCTTTCTCAGTGTCCAGGGACCCTTAAGGGAAACAAGCAGTGTCATAGAGTCAGTACctattttaaatgaacataagaataataataataaacatctaCTGCACgaataaaataattgatatatGTAATTTGTGTACAGAAATGTCTGGCTTATAAAAAGTGCACCCTTATAAAAGGGTTAGCTATTTTTATAACAATTGTAACAATTATTTATATAACACTTTATAGGACAGTTGTATCCTGGAGAAGTAATATATCAATCTACTATGATCATCAGCTATCACTTTTATAAACATGCAGATAACAAGTAAGGAGCAGGGCACAGAGTTGATGGTAACCATAAAACATCAGCAGTGTTTAATAAAAGGAGATGACAGAATCCAGGGGGTTAAGCTCTTGTGAGAAAAGGTTTCAGGttgggttgggggcaggggaaggggagattAATCATAAAACGGGGGTGAATAAGGCTTACCAGCCTGCCAGGACTGGAGAGAGCTGGCAGAGAGTGGGCATTTCCAGACCCAGTTGTAAAGAGGATTTAAAATTGCTGAAATAatgagttttgtttatttatttgtaaatggcTTGTTCATTGGCTAATTTTCTgaccaacaagaaaaaaaaaaagatttggctTGAAAATCCACCATGACCCATTTTTATAGGACTTTTAAAAGTTGTTtgtaaaatatactttttgtGTTGCTGGTTTAACAAGAGAGGAGTTTTGTGTAACTAGTGTGGAAATGCACTGATATGTGGGTAGATTAGATGCAGATATATATGAAGTCGGTAGTGAACTGAGAGACTTGGAGAAGATGGAGGGACTGAGTGAGACATTGCCTTACTAAAGTCAAGTAAATCTAGTGTTGAACAAGAAACCGAGGGAGTTTGGGAGATCAGAAAACAGGCTAGTAGAGATTCAGGAGACGGCTGTGGGGTGACCAGACAAAGCAGAACTGAATTAAACACATTGGAACTGAAGAAGAGAAGTTGAGACAGAAGTTCACTGCATGACACTTGTGGACACTGAGTTGAACTTCAGATGTCGGTATATTTTCCCCCAGATGTTAATGCCCGTTTCAAACATTTAGCAAAAATTATGTGTAAAGGAGACTGTCGTTTTCCATTATACATTGAGATtgagagtggcgcctgggtggctcagttggttaagtgcctgactcggtttcagctcaggtcatgatctcagttcacgAGCTCAgcccctgagtagggctctgtgctgacagtgtggagcctgcttgggattctccctctctctctctctctctctctctctctctgctcttgcctggttctctctctcaaaatgaataaataaacaaaaaaaattgatattgGGTTCTAGGAGAACTTTGGTCAAACTTCCCTTTAGAAATCCAGCACCCTTAACACTCATTATACCTTTAAggatcccctctctctcagcaatatatgaaaattaaagttggtatttatttactatttttctcaATTAAGTTGTACTAAGGACACCTCACACCTTTCTCAGAAAGACACATTTCATATTCTTGCCACTAATGGGATGGGAAATATTTGCAACGTTTCCATGAGAAATATTcgtccacaatttttttttcagtttttgcagcaatttttatataaaactcttGCTGAGGTGAGTATATTTTAGGTGAGGCATTGTGAtggaattatgtttttttttaattaaaaaaaaattaatgtttatttatttttgagagagagaaaaagagacggAGTGCCAGGAAAGgtaggagggcagagagagagggagacacagaatttgaagcaggctccaggatctgagctgtcagcacaaagccagacatggggctcgaacccacgaaccttgagatcatgacctgagctgaagttggactgagccacccaggcatcctgaaatggaattatgttttaaaaaatggagactGTAATTTTCTGCTATCAAAAAAACAGGAATTATATAACTTATATTTCAAATAAGGCTAAGAATATTGGAGTATCAGACATAGTATACTTTTGGAACTCCACATTTCCTATAAAGTTTTCCCGTAATAAATTGAAACTAGCAAAATCCTAATACTCCACATAGGTAAACACACA from Panthera uncia isolate 11264 chromosome D1, Puncia_PCG_1.0, whole genome shotgun sequence harbors:
- the LOC125913633 gene encoding olfactory receptor 51J1-like; this encodes MKNSNSSLEFLPTTFILTGIPGLEAEHLWISIPFCLMYIIIFLGNGTILHVIRTDTALHQPMYLLLAMLALAEVGVSASTLPTVLGIFLFGITEISFDVCLFQMFFVHSFSIMESAVLLAMSVDQFVAIYSPLRYTAILTLPRIFGTGAVMGLKSIMLMAPLPMLLRHLPFCGHNVLSHSYCLHPNLIHLPCGDISINNIYGLFIVTSTFGLDSLLIVISYGLILHTVLSITTGEGRRKALNTCGSHICAVLAYYVLMIGLSMVHRFGHHVSPWLHAMIANAYLFFPPVVNPIVYSIKTKEIHRGIVRMFSEKRARV